From a region of the Saccharomycodes ludwigii strain NBRC 1722 chromosome VII, whole genome shotgun sequence genome:
- the RIB2 gene encoding bifunctional DRAP deaminase/tRNA pseudouridine synthase RIB2 (similar to Saccharomyces cerevisiae YOL066C | RIB2 | RIBoflavin biosynthesis (paralog of YDL036C | PUS9)), translated as MSSDLDPTVNNNKRTNSSNEIPAQSEDSSLDNKKLKTTGHNKASLRDQSGFKLRSQNADRKANKKMTEPEFEVYIAGPLRKIKPYFFEYNTFCKMRWRNRNLLDIFVSEFRDRSKEYYEKTIASGAVLINGEPANLDTLVKNGDLIQHKVHRHEPPVTSREIKIVFEDDDLVVIDKPSGVPVHPTGRYRFNTITKILERQLGIPVHPCNRLDRLTSGLMFLCKTPKGADKMREQMKSREVSKEYVARVIGEFPVDKDLTVDLPLLTIEPKLGLNGVCFSKENIDCKTAITSFTRISYDGKTSIVKCKPHTGRTHQIRVHLQYLGFPIANDPIYSNIDAWGPNLGKNGDADLGKVVQILDSVGKNRSASSWYYRDNVNGEMLKNEQCSVCETELYTDPGINDLDLWLHAYKYESTDKTKPWSYKTEFPKWALEPHKKYMELAIEEAKKCEATTTAFSVGAVLVNGDKILSTGYSRELPGNTHAEQCCIEKWNAKNKGDIPEGSVLYTTMEPCSLRLSGNKPCVDRIIDLKGKIRTVFVGVMEPDTFVKNNVSLSKLNECNIDYILVPGYEQECNKAAFKGHPGQSLV; from the coding sequence ATGTCCAGCGACCTTGATCCTACTgttaacaacaataaaaggACAAACTCATCAAATGAAATACCTGCTCAATCTGAAGATTCCTCATTGGATAACAAGAAATTGAAGACAACAGGTCACAACAAGGCTTCTTTAAGGGACCAAAGTGGATTCAAATTAAGATCTCAAAATGCCGATAGAAAggcaaacaaaaaaatgacagAGCCCGAATTTGAAGTCTATATTGCTGGACCTTTACGCAAAATCaaaccatatttttttgaatacaACACTTTTTGCAAGATGAGATGGAGAAATAGAAATTTGTTAGACATTTTTGTTAGCGAGTTTCGAGATCGTAGCAAAGAATACTATGAAAAAACCATTGCTAGCGGTGCCGTTTTAATCAACGGGGAACCAGCAAACTTGGACACTCTTGTTAAGAATGGGGATTTAATACAACATAAAGTCCACAGACATGAACCTCCAGTTACTAGCagagaaattaaaattgtttttgaagatgatgaCTTAGTGGTCATTGATAAACCAAGTGGTGTTCCTGTACATCCTACTGGCAGATACAGATTTAATACAATAACCAAAATTTTAGAAAGGCAATTAGGCATCCCAGTACATCCATGTAATAGATTAGACAGGCTGACTAGCGGATTAATGTTTTTGTGCAAGACACCTAAGGGTGCTGATAAAATGCGGGAACAAATGAAATCAAGAGAAGTCTCCAAGGAATATGTAGCAAGAGTTATTGGTGAGTTCCCGGTTGACAAAGACCTTACAGTTGATTTACCATTGCTGACTATTGAGCCAAAATTGGGTTTAAACGGCGTgtgtttttcaaaagagAATATAGATTGTAAAACTGCAATTACCAGTTTTACTAGGATAAGTTACGATGGCAAAACCAGCATTGTAAAATGTAAGCCTCATACTGGTCGAACTCATCAGATTAGAGTACATTTGCAATACTTGGGGTTTCCAATTGCTAATGACCCTATTTATTCCAATATTGATGCATGGGGCCCCAATTTGGGGAAGAATGGCGATGCTGATTTGGGAAAGGTTGTTCAAATCTTGGATTCTGTGGGTAAAAATAGATCTGCTTCTAGCTGGTATTATAGAGATAACGTTAATGGGGAgatgttaaaaaatgaacaGTGTTCTGTTTGCGAAACTGAATTGTATACAGATCCAGGTATTAATGATTTAGATTTATGGTTACATGCCTATAAGTATGAATCCACAGATAAAACGAAACCATGGAGTTACAAAACGGAGTTTCCTAAATGGGCTTTGGAGCCACACAAGAAATATATGGAATTGGCTATAGAAGAAGCGAAAAAATGTgaagcaacaacaacggcATTTAGTGTTGGCGCTGTTTTAGTTAACGgagataaaattttatcgACAGGGTATTCAAGAGAATTACCTGGCAATACACATGCAGAACAATGCTGTATTGAGAAATGGAACGCAAAAAACAAGGGAGATATACCGGAGGGGAGTGTTTTATATACCACTATGGAACCTTGCTCTTTAAGACTAAGTGGGAATAAACCTTGTGTTGATAGAATTATCGATTTGAAGGGGAAAATAAGAACTGTTTTCGTTGGTGTGATGGAACCTGATACTTTTGTTAAGAATAATGTAAGCCTCAGTAAATTAAACGAGTGTAATATAGATTACATTTTAGTACCTGGATATGAACAGGAGTGTAATAAAGCAGCATTCAAAGGTCATCCTGGTCAATCTTTGGTATAA